AGTCGCGAGCAACCTCGAACCGACGGGCTTGAGGGGGTTGCGGTGCTCAAAGTGCTGGAACAGTGCCAGTTGTCACTTTCGCGTGACCGCGAGCGCGGCAAGACAATAAATTATTCTACCTCCGCGCGGCTGGCATATGATATCCACCCTACCGCTGTAGTCGAAGAAGGAGTGACGATTGGAGCGGGCGTTAAAATATGGCACTTTTCTCACTTGATGAAAGGCTGTGAAATCGGGGAAAATTCGATCATCGGCCAGAATGTAGTGGTCGCTCCAAATGTCAAAGTTGGCCGAGGTTGTAAGATCCAGAACAACGTCAGTCTTTTTTCCGGGGTTGAGCTGGCGGATGAAGTTTTTCTCGGGCCGTCCATGGTTTTTACAAATGTTATCAATCCTCGAGCTCATATCTCCCGTAAACATGAGTTCCGGCGGACTCGAGTTGGTTATCGGGCCACGATTGGAGCCAACGCCACAGTTGTCTGTGGCAACGATATCGGCAGATACGCTTTTGTCGGCGCGGCCGCCGTGGTCACGCATGCGGTTCCGGACCATGCCCTGGTCTTGGGTAATCCGGCTCGCCAGGCGGGCTGGGTTTGTGATTGCAACCAGCGTCTGGTGTTCGAACAAGCACTGGCCTTATGCCCGGATTGTGGTCGACGTTTCCGCCTTGTCGCAGACCAGGTGTTTGAGATAAAAGAATAATTTTTGTTTATTTTACAGGTGTCAGGATGTTCGCGGACAAGACCATAGCCGTGGTTGTTCCGGCTTATAATGAGGAACTGCTGATTGCTAAAGTAATTAACAGTATGCCGGATTTTGTCGATCATATTGTGGTGGTTGATGATTGTAGTTTTGATCGGACGGTGGATGTTGTCAAAAAACTGGCACAGAACTTGCCGTCCCTGGTGTTGCTGTGCCATGAATCCAATCGTGGCGTAGGGGCCGCGATCGCCACTGGTTATATCTGGGCTCGTGATAATCAAATTGAAGTGACCGCCGTCATGGCGGCCGATTTCCAGATGGATCCGGCGGACTTGCCCCGCATTGTCGAGCCGGTTTGCCTTGGTGAGTGTGATTATGCTAAAGGAAACCGGCTCTTTCGGGGCGAATCATGGGACATGATTCCGCATTACCGCTATATCGGCAATTCCTTTCTGTCGCTGTTTACCAAAATTGCCTCCGGTTACTGGCATGTTGCCGATTCTCAAAGCGGTTACACCGCAATTTCTCTGATTGCCCTGCAGAGCATTGATCTTGAAAATATTTATCCCCGTTACGGAATGCCCAATGATTTACTGATCAAGCTGAATATCGGCTATTTCAGGGTGCGGGACATATCGATCCGGCCGGTTTACAACGTCGGTGAGAAATCCGGTATCAGAGTGCGCGAGGTGGTCTTTTCGATTTCATGGTTACTGGTTAAAGGTTTCTGGCGGCGCATGTTCGAAAAATACGTGATCCGAGATTTCCATCCGTTGCTTTTTTTCTATCTGATGGGTATGACGTTAACGCCGCTGGGATTCATTTTTGGGGGGTATTTAGCGTTGCTTCGAATCTTAGGTGCAGGTGTGGCAACGACCAGCGCCTTGTTTGCCGCCTTTCTTTTTGTCTCCGGTCTGCAATCACTGTTTTTTGCCATGTGGTTTGATATGGAATACAATAAGGAACTACGTTGATTTTAAATCAATGAATTTGTTTTGCGGTGCTGTTCTTGCGATAGGTGTTATATCTTGCCAAAAATTCTTTGTATTACTTCCAGCTTTCCTCAATTTAGAGAGGATTATGCAGGGTCTTTTGTCTATGCCTTAGCTAAAGATTTATCAGAATGTAATGACTTTGACATTGATGTTCTGACCCCGCATACCCCGAATTCACAGCCTGAAGAGACTTGGTCTAAAGTGAGAGTCTTTCGCTACAGATATTGGTGGCCGTTGTCTGGAGAAACTCTTTGTTCTCAAGGAAGTGCCTTAGTCAATCTTAAACAAGGGCTGCATCAGAAATTAAAATTATTTCCATTGATCTTTTTTCAGTTGTTGAATGGGATGTTTTTACAAATAAAGTATCGGTATGACGTTATTCATTGTCATTGGTTATTGCCACAAGGACTTATTGGGCTTGTAATTGCGAAAATTTTTAAATTACCGATTATTGTGACTATTCACGGAGGTGACGTTTTTCGCTTGAATGGCTGGCTTTTTAAGGTCATCAAAAGACTGGTGGTGTCTAATGTTTCATTTATAACGGTGAATAGTTCGGCTACTAAAAAAGCTGTTAACACTCTGGTTCAAAATCAAAAAAATATACAGTTGATACCTATGGGAGTGTCTGCCCCAGTCGCCGTAAGTGAGGATCGGAAATCGGAAATAAGAGAAAAATATGCTGTTGGTGAGGGGCCTTTGTTACTGTTTTTGGGGCGACTTGTTGAGGAAAAAGGTGTAGGTGATTTCTTGCATGCGGTTAAAATATTAGTCCAACAAAATATCAGTGTGAAAGCTTTAATCGTTGGTGAAGGGCAAGATA
This portion of the Pseudomonadota bacterium genome encodes:
- a CDS encoding glycosyltransferase family 2 protein — protein: MFADKTIAVVVPAYNEELLIAKVINSMPDFVDHIVVVDDCSFDRTVDVVKKLAQNLPSLVLLCHESNRGVGAAIATGYIWARDNQIEVTAVMAADFQMDPADLPRIVEPVCLGECDYAKGNRLFRGESWDMIPHYRYIGNSFLSLFTKIASGYWHVADSQSGYTAISLIALQSIDLENIYPRYGMPNDLLIKLNIGYFRVRDISIRPVYNVGEKSGIRVREVVFSISWLLVKGFWRRMFEKYVIRDFHPLLFFYLMGMTLTPLGFIFGGYLALLRILGAGVATTSALFAAFLFVSGLQSLFFAMWFDMEYNKELR
- a CDS encoding glycosyltransferase family 4 protein encodes the protein MPKILCITSSFPQFREDYAGSFVYALAKDLSECNDFDIDVLTPHTPNSQPEETWSKVRVFRYRYWWPLSGETLCSQGSALVNLKQGLHQKLKLFPLIFFQLLNGMFLQIKYRYDVIHCHWLLPQGLIGLVIAKIFKLPIIVTIHGGDVFRLNGWLFKVIKRLVVSNVSFITVNSSATKKAVNTLVQNQKNIQLIPMGVSAPVAVSEDRKSEIREKYAVGEGPLLLFLGRLVEEKGVGDFLHAVKILVQQNISVKALIVGEGQDRDRFENLSKSLELENVVKFVGGVPPARVYDYYSAADIFIGPSKISDDGWIEGQGLTFIEAMFSGTPVVATDLGGIADTITNLETGVLVPGSCPEKIADAVKMLLQDKSLYESISIKAKSCVEAKFSRKVSAVSFASLINDCLALVNKM